In Saccharothrix violaceirubra, the following are encoded in one genomic region:
- a CDS encoding iron-siderophore ABC transporter substrate-binding protein: MSTKSRLVAVLVTALLAVAACGGGGTTGTGASSAGTAPSGEFPAKVEHKYGTTEIKSAPRRVVTLGLSDQEPALALGVKPVGVVDWFKERPYGNWPWSKSLWGDTQPEIVGERDEYNLEKVAALKPDLILAVYSGMKREQYDTLSKIAPVVAQPKRFPDYGAPWQEQTLHVGAALGQKAKAQELIDGVAKRFADVRQAHRRWAGKTMVVADSFKPGQYSAFAPTDPKAIFMKELGFTLVDEIGRIAGQANVAEFSEERFDLLEADRLVWLMFDQSAWDRVRSVPAYQRLKVVTGKRDLFLTYSDPPIGAAMSFNTVLSVPYGIDQVVPLLEKISD; encoded by the coding sequence ATGTCCACGAAATCCCGGCTGGTCGCCGTCCTCGTGACGGCCCTGCTCGCGGTCGCCGCCTGCGGCGGCGGTGGCACGACCGGCACCGGCGCCTCGTCGGCCGGCACCGCGCCGTCCGGCGAGTTCCCCGCCAAGGTCGAGCACAAGTACGGCACGACCGAGATCAAGTCCGCGCCGCGGCGCGTCGTCACGCTGGGTCTGTCCGACCAGGAGCCCGCGCTGGCCCTGGGCGTCAAGCCGGTCGGCGTGGTCGACTGGTTCAAGGAGCGCCCCTACGGCAACTGGCCGTGGAGCAAGTCCCTGTGGGGCGACACCCAGCCGGAGATCGTCGGTGAGCGCGACGAGTACAACCTGGAGAAGGTCGCCGCGCTCAAGCCCGACCTGATCCTCGCGGTCTACTCGGGCATGAAGCGCGAGCAGTACGACACGCTGTCCAAGATCGCGCCGGTCGTCGCGCAGCCCAAGCGGTTCCCGGACTACGGTGCGCCGTGGCAGGAGCAGACGCTGCACGTCGGCGCCGCGCTGGGCCAGAAGGCCAAGGCGCAGGAGCTGATCGACGGCGTGGCCAAGCGGTTCGCCGACGTCCGTCAGGCGCATCGGCGGTGGGCCGGCAAGACCATGGTCGTCGCGGACAGCTTCAAGCCGGGCCAGTACTCCGCGTTCGCGCCGACGGACCCGAAGGCGATCTTCATGAAGGAACTCGGGTTCACGCTCGTCGACGAGATCGGCAGGATCGCCGGCCAGGCCAACGTCGCCGAGTTCAGCGAGGAGCGGTTCGACCTGCTGGAGGCCGACCGTCTCGTGTGGCTGATGTTCGACCAGAGCGCCTGGGACCGGGTCCGGTCCGTGCCGGCCTACCAGCGGCTCAAGGTCGTGACCGGCAAGCGGGACCTGTTCCTGACCTACTCGGACCCGCCGATCGGCGCGGCGATGTCGTTCAACACCGTACTGAGCGTGCCTTACGGCATCGACCAGGTCGTACCGTTGCTGGAGAAGATCTCGGACTGA
- a CDS encoding lysine N(6)-hydroxylase/L-ornithine N(5)-oxygenase family protein, which translates to MPQPPVFDVLGVGFGPSNLALAIAVTEYNEAGADDDVVTAHFLERQDGFGWHRGMLIDDATMQVSFLKDLVTMRNPTSSFSFLSYLHARGRLVDFINHKNLFPLRAEFHDYFEWAADRVDDLVSYGQDVIAVDPVVEDGLVTHFDVTSRCGGALEVRRARNLVLATGLRARLPDGVETSARVWHNRDFLHRVESLRDPARLVVVGAGQSGAEVTAYLHQNFPRAEVCAVFARYGYSPADDSSFANRIFDPAAVDDYFGASDDVKRRLMDYHANTNYAVVDTDLIAELYRRVYREKVLGRQRLRVLNLSHVAALDEHEDGVRVTVGSLAGGGREVLDADAVVYATGYRESDPTELLGELSGRCLRDEHDRLRVGRDYRLDTDDQVLAGIYLQGGTEHTHGISSSLLSNTSVRVGEILRSVADRRTPEVPAQAEYAVSASRAR; encoded by the coding sequence ATGCCACAGCCCCCTGTCTTCGACGTCCTCGGCGTCGGTTTCGGGCCGTCCAACCTGGCGCTCGCGATCGCCGTCACCGAGTACAACGAAGCCGGTGCGGACGACGACGTGGTCACGGCGCACTTCCTGGAGCGGCAGGACGGCTTCGGCTGGCATCGCGGCATGCTGATCGACGACGCCACCATGCAGGTGTCCTTCCTCAAGGACCTGGTGACGATGCGCAACCCCACCAGTTCCTTCAGCTTCCTGAGCTACCTGCACGCGCGCGGCCGGCTGGTCGACTTCATCAACCACAAGAACCTCTTCCCGCTGCGCGCGGAGTTCCACGACTACTTCGAGTGGGCCGCGGACCGGGTCGACGACCTCGTCTCCTACGGCCAGGACGTGATCGCGGTGGACCCGGTCGTCGAGGACGGCCTGGTGACCCACTTCGACGTGACCTCCCGGTGCGGCGGCGCCCTCGAGGTCCGCCGGGCGCGCAACCTCGTGCTGGCCACGGGCCTGCGGGCCCGCCTGCCCGACGGCGTGGAGACCTCCGCGCGGGTGTGGCACAACCGCGACTTCCTGCACCGCGTGGAGTCCCTGCGCGACCCGGCCCGGCTGGTCGTGGTCGGCGCCGGGCAGAGCGGCGCCGAGGTGACCGCGTACCTGCACCAGAACTTCCCGCGCGCCGAGGTGTGCGCGGTGTTCGCCCGCTACGGCTACAGCCCGGCCGACGACAGCTCGTTCGCCAACCGGATCTTCGACCCGGCGGCCGTCGACGACTACTTCGGCGCGTCCGACGACGTGAAGCGGCGGCTGATGGACTACCACGCGAACACCAACTACGCGGTCGTGGACACCGACCTGATCGCCGAGCTGTACCGCCGGGTCTACCGCGAGAAGGTGTTGGGGCGGCAGCGGTTGCGCGTGCTGAACCTGTCGCACGTGGCGGCGCTGGACGAGCACGAGGACGGCGTGCGGGTCACGGTCGGGTCGCTGGCCGGCGGCGGCCGGGAGGTGCTCGACGCGGACGCGGTGGTGTACGCCACCGGTTACCGGGAGTCCGACCCGACCGAGCTGCTCGGCGAGCTGTCCGGCCGTTGCCTGCGCGACGAGCACGACCGGCTGCGCGTGGGCCGCGACTACCGGCTGGACACCGACGACCAGGTCCTGGCCGGCATCTACCTCCAGGGCGGCACCGAGCACACGCACGGCATCTCGTCGTCGTTGCTGTCCAACACGTCCGTGCGGGTGGGTGAGATCCTGCGGTCCGTCGCCGACCGCCGGACACCCGAGGTGCCCGCGCAGGCCGAGTACGCGGTCAGCGCCTCGCGCGCCCGCTGA